The proteins below come from a single Vicugna pacos chromosome 13, VicPac4, whole genome shotgun sequence genomic window:
- the CPT2 gene encoding carnitine O-palmitoyltransferase 2, mitochondrial — translation MVARLLLRAWPRSPAVGRGGSCRPLSAGFEPGQYLQRSIVPTMHYQDSLPRLPIPKLEDTIRRYLSAQKPLLDDDQFRKTEQFCKSFANGIGKELHEQLVAQDKQNKHTSYISGPWFDMYLAARDPIVLNFNPFVAFNPDPKSEYNDQLTRATNMTVSAMKFLKTLRANLLEPEIFHLNPVKSDTDTFKRLIRFVPSSLSWYGAYLVNAYPLDMSQYFRLFNSTRLPRPSRDELFTDDKARHLLVLRKGHFYVFDVLDQDGNIVSTSEIQAHLKYILSDNSLAPEFPLAYLTTENRDIWAELRQKLVSSGNEETLRKVDSAVFCLCLDDFPIKDLVHLSHNMLHGDGTNRWFDKSFNLIIAKDGTAAVHFEHAWGDGVAVLRFFNEVFKDSTQAPAVTPQSQPASTDSPVAVQKLHFKLNDALKSGISAAKEKFDATMKTLTIDCIQFQRGGKEFLKKQKLSPDSVAQLAFQMAFLRQYGQTVATYESCSTAAFKHGRTETIRPASTFTKRCSEAFVREPSKHSAGELQQMMAQCSKYHSQLTKEAAMGQGFDRHLFALRYLATAKGIKLPELYLDPAYGRINHNILSTSTLNSPAVNLGGFAPVVADGFGIGYAVHDNWIGCNVSSYPGRNAREFLQCVEKALEDMFDALEGKAIKT, via the exons GCTGCCTATTCCCAAACTTGAAGACACCATTAGGCGATACCTCAGTGCACAGAAGCCTCTCTTGGACGATGACCAGTTCAG GAAAACAGAACAATTTTGTAAGAGTTTTGCAAATGGGATTGGAAAAGAACTGCATGAGCAGCTGGTCGCTCAGGACAAGCAGAATAAACACACAAGCTACATCTCAG gccCCTGGTTTGATATGTACTTAGCTGCTCGAGACCCCATTGTCCTAAACTTTAACCCATTTGTGGCTTTCAACCCTGACCCAAAGTCTGAGTACAATGACCAGCTCACCCGGGCAACCAACATGACTGTTTCTGCCATGAAGTTTCTGAAGACTCTTCGAGCGAACCTTTTGGAGCCAGAAATATTCCACTTGAACCCTGTCAAAAGTGACACTGATACCTTCAAGAGACTCATACGCTTTGTGCCTTCCTCTCTGTCCTGGTACGGTGCCTACTTGGTCAATGCATATCCCCTGGATATGTCCCAGTATTTTCGGCTTTTCAATTCAACTCGTTTACCCAGACCCAGTCGAGATGAGCTCTTTACCGATGATAAGGCCAGGCACCTCCTGGTCCTAAGAAAAGGacatttctatgtctttgatgtcCTAGATCAAGATGGGAACATTGTGAGCACCTCTGAAATCCAGGCTCATCTGAAGTACATTCTCTCGGACAACAGCCTGGCCCCTGAATTCCCACTGGCGTATCTGACCACTGAGAATCGGGACATCTGGGCAGAGCTCAGGCAGAAGCTGGTGAGTAGTGGCAATGAGGAGACCCTGAGGAAAGTGGACTCTGCTGTGTTCTGTCTCTGCCTGGATGACTTCCCCATTAAGGACCTTGTCCACTTGTCCCACAACATGCTGCATGGTGACGGCACAAACCGTTGGTTTGATAAATCCTTTAACCTCATTATAGCCAAGGACGGCACTGCTGCGGTCCACTTTGAGCATGCTTGGGGCGATGGAGTTGCAGTGCTCAggttttttaatgaagtatttaAAGACAGCACTCAGGCCCCTGCTGTCACTCCACAGAGCCAGCCGGCCAGCACTGATTCTCCTGTCGCCGTACAGAAACTCCACTTCAAGCTGAATGATGCTTTAAAGTCTGGCATTAGTGCTGCTAAGGAAAAGTTTGATGCCACCATGAAAACTCTCACCATTGACTGCATCCAGTTTCAGAGAGGAGGCAAAGAATTCTTGAAAAAGCAGAAGCTGAGCCCTGACTCGGTGGCTCAGCTGGCTTTCCAGATGGCCTTTCTGCGGCAGTATGGGCAGACAGTGGCCACCTATGAGTCCTGTAGCACAGCAGCATTCAAGCACGGCCGCACCGAGACCATCCGCCCGGCCTCCACCTTCACAAAGAGATGCTCTGAGGCCTTTGTCAGGGAGCCCTCCAAGCACAGCGCTGGAGAGCTTCAGCAGATGATGGCCCAGTGCTCCAAGTACCACAGCCAGCTGACCAAGGAAGCAGCGATGG GCCAGGGCTTTGATCGACACTTGTTTGCTCTGCGGTACTTGGCAACAGCCAAAGGGATCAAACTGCCGGAGCTGTACCTGGACCCTGCATATGGACGGATAAACCACAACATCCTGTCCACGAGCACGCTGAACAGCCCAGCAGTGAACCTCGGCGGCTTTGCGCCTGTGGTCGCTGATGGTTTTGGCATTGGGTATGCTGTTCATGACAACTGGATAGGCTGCAACGTCTCCTCTTACCCAGGCCGCAATGCCCGGGAGTTTCTCCAGTGTGTGGAGAAGGCCTTAGAAGACATGTTTGATGCCTTAGAAGGCAAAGCCATCAAAACTTAG